From a region of the Candidatus Paracaedimonas acanthamoebae genome:
- a CDS encoding penicillin-binding protein activator: MKPCFKAFVISLLFGLTSCQTTITQNQADQQVPLSLQGEPLEAEISSPTQRRKIGVLLPLSGSHASLGKFLRQATELSFFEHPMENVELVYKDTEGTPQGAFKAAQEGLHENIEAFIGPVFSSEVKALKPLIKSRQVPMLSFSNDIKVAEPGIFMLGFSPQAQVREVLAYAAQQNIRRIAALVPRTAYGDSISYELKKEGAANHMTLVGLVPYEGQGENLKTELNHLKHISYDALFIPVGGIDLTNLFNNLDYYEFNYSQVQLLGTSLWESKKAPAPLLGSWYAAATPETYQAFEDRFEKIYGTAPQRMASLGYDAIVALFYAFQQSSGKRLNFHDFIKKEGFYGANGFFFLKDDGTVDRTFFIFKWTDQGPRPIASAF; the protein is encoded by the coding sequence ATGAAACCATGCTTTAAAGCCTTTGTTATCAGTCTATTATTTGGCCTTACCTCTTGCCAAACCACCATAACTCAAAATCAAGCTGATCAACAAGTCCCTCTTTCACTTCAGGGAGAGCCTCTTGAGGCAGAAATCTCTTCTCCAACGCAACGCCGTAAAATTGGCGTTCTCCTTCCTCTTTCAGGATCTCATGCTTCTCTTGGAAAGTTCTTAAGGCAAGCGACCGAGCTTAGCTTCTTTGAGCATCCTATGGAAAATGTTGAACTTGTGTATAAAGATACAGAAGGAACTCCGCAAGGGGCCTTTAAAGCCGCGCAAGAGGGCCTTCATGAAAATATAGAAGCTTTTATTGGCCCTGTTTTTTCCTCAGAAGTGAAGGCTTTAAAGCCGTTGATTAAATCTCGTCAAGTGCCCATGCTTTCCTTTTCAAATGATATCAAAGTCGCCGAGCCAGGGATCTTTATGCTTGGTTTTTCACCACAAGCCCAAGTTCGCGAGGTTTTGGCGTATGCCGCTCAGCAAAATATCCGAAGAATCGCGGCTCTTGTCCCCAGGACAGCCTATGGAGATAGCATCAGCTATGAACTTAAAAAAGAGGGCGCAGCAAACCATATGACTCTCGTGGGATTGGTTCCTTATGAAGGACAGGGCGAAAATCTTAAAACAGAATTAAACCATCTCAAGCACATTTCCTATGACGCTCTTTTTATTCCGGTAGGAGGAATAGATTTAACAAATCTTTTCAATAACTTAGATTATTATGAATTTAATTATTCTCAGGTTCAACTTTTAGGAACCTCGTTATGGGAAAGCAAAAAAGCGCCCGCCCCCCTTTTAGGGAGCTGGTATGCCGCAGCGACCCCTGAAACGTATCAGGCATTTGAAGATCGATTTGAAAAAATCTATGGCACGGCGCCTCAACGAATGGCAAGCCTTGGGTACGATGCCATCGTCGCCTTATTTTATGCCTTTCAACAATCATCTGGCAAACGACTGAATTTTCATGATTTTATCAAAAAAGAAGGGTTTTATGGCGCCAATGGTTTCTTTTTCCTCAAAGACGATGGCACCGTTGACAGAACCTTTTTCATTTTTAAATGGACGGACCAGGGGCCAAGACCTATAGCTTCGGCCTTTTAG
- a CDS encoding YraN family protein, whose protein sequence is MVSFQDILHKNVSRETNSNGSSSHCKHTNKVHRKIQAERKGRWAERISRILLRLKGYQILETRYKTPVGEIDIIAKRRKILAIIEVKARSTEALALESLQKTQQQRIQRAATWFLTKNPKLTGLQVRFDIILVLPWRWTHLQNMWII, encoded by the coding sequence ATGGTTTCATTCCAGGACATCCTTCACAAAAATGTTTCACGTGAAACAAACAGTAATGGCTCTTCTTCCCATTGTAAACATACGAACAAAGTTCATCGCAAAATTCAAGCTGAACGTAAAGGGCGGTGGGCCGAAAGAATAAGTCGGATTTTATTACGCCTAAAAGGGTATCAGATTTTAGAAACTCGCTATAAAACTCCGGTTGGAGAGATTGATATTATCGCAAAACGCCGTAAAATTTTGGCTATTATTGAAGTTAAGGCTCGGTCGACTGAAGCCTTAGCCCTTGAATCGCTGCAAAAGACTCAACAACAAAGAATTCAGCGCGCCGCCACGTGGTTTTTAACAAAAAATCCAAAACTTACTGGTCTTCAGGTTCGCTTCGATATAATCTTAGTTCTTCCATGGCGATGGACTCATCTTCAAAATATGTGGATTATATAA
- a CDS encoding BON domain-containing protein, whose protein sequence is MKTMLVSASTLMGLFMLSGCAPVAFMGGATSVTTSASEERGVKGVFSDAKIKAHLQSKWMDKRPELVMATNVVVRQGRVLITGELETTEQQIDAVRYAWQVPGVKEVVDETTVGKTSSFQQYARDTWISTQLKTKILKDDDIRSLNYNLHTENGTVYLMGIAQNQQELDKVTNYARHIGGVRKVTSYVTIKSQTSGEIQEKTPHSQGQVTLEDFPSVEASGESLTPQTLDEPNTGSSFQ, encoded by the coding sequence ATGAAAACGATGCTTGTTTCTGCTTCAACACTCATGGGGCTTTTTATGCTCTCAGGATGTGCCCCTGTTGCTTTTATGGGGGGCGCGACATCTGTTACGACCAGTGCCTCTGAAGAACGTGGTGTGAAAGGGGTCTTCTCAGATGCTAAAATTAAGGCGCATCTTCAATCTAAATGGATGGATAAAAGGCCAGAGCTTGTGATGGCCACAAATGTAGTTGTGCGACAAGGACGTGTCCTGATTACGGGAGAACTTGAGACAACTGAACAACAAATTGATGCGGTTCGATATGCGTGGCAAGTGCCCGGTGTGAAAGAAGTTGTAGATGAAACAACTGTGGGAAAAACATCTTCTTTTCAACAATATGCCCGCGATACATGGATTTCAACGCAACTCAAGACAAAGATTTTAAAAGATGATGACATTCGGTCATTGAATTACAATTTGCATACTGAGAATGGAACGGTGTATCTCATGGGGATTGCCCAAAACCAACAAGAACTTGATAAAGTGACTAATTATGCACGCCATATCGGCGGAGTCCGAAAAGTAACAAGTTATGTGACGATTAAGTCACAGACGTCTGGGGAGATTCAAGAGAAAACCCCTCATTCCCAAGGACAAGTGACTTTAGAAGATTTTCCAAGTGTAGAAGCATCAGGTGAGTCGTTAACGCCTCAAACGCTCGATGAACCCAACACGGGCTCTTCTTTCCAATAA
- a CDS encoding YifB family Mg chelatase-like AAA ATPase translates to MVARINTVSFQGIEPLAIDVQVQITTGIPSFSIVGLPDKAVAESRERVRAALHSLGLALPPKRIIVNLSPADIQKEGSHYDLPIALGLLVALEVLPFEEVHQYVALGELALDGRISSISGVLPAALHASSQGQGLICPEPCGKEAAWAPEIDILAPSTLLALINHFKGLQLLPRPSPGVTENSHHAFDLIDVKGQETAKRAFEIAAAGGHNLLLMGPPGAGKSMLAARLPGLLPPLEPEEALEVTMIHSIAGKLPEGTLIKQRPYRDPHHSASLPALVGGGFKALPGEVTLAHRGVLFLDELPEFSRSTLESLRQPLETGQVTIARANAHITYPARFQLIAAMNPCRCGYLDEVSKACSRAPKCAVDYQAKISGPLLDRIDFHVFTPAVKPLELALLSGKESTETVAERVAKARLWQRQRFLKKIPNSSSRVNAEASGKELEAILQIEEESQGLLNQAAEKLRFSARSYHRLLRVARTIADLGESETIRKIDMAEALSLRLNSLTT, encoded by the coding sequence ATGGTCGCGCGCATTAATACTGTTTCTTTTCAGGGAATTGAGCCTCTTGCAATTGATGTTCAAGTGCAGATCACCACAGGGATACCATCTTTTTCCATTGTAGGATTGCCCGATAAAGCGGTGGCAGAATCTCGAGAAAGAGTGCGGGCTGCTCTTCATTCGTTGGGCCTGGCTTTGCCCCCAAAGCGCATTATCGTGAATCTTTCTCCTGCGGATATCCAAAAAGAAGGCAGCCATTATGATTTACCCATTGCATTGGGGCTTTTGGTGGCTTTGGAAGTACTTCCTTTTGAGGAAGTCCATCAGTATGTAGCCTTAGGTGAATTGGCACTTGATGGCCGGATTTCCTCTATTTCTGGTGTGTTGCCAGCAGCTCTTCATGCCTCAAGCCAAGGACAGGGGCTCATTTGTCCTGAACCCTGTGGAAAAGAGGCAGCCTGGGCCCCGGAGATTGATATTTTAGCGCCGTCAACTTTATTGGCCCTCATCAATCATTTTAAGGGGCTTCAGCTTTTGCCTCGGCCGTCGCCTGGGGTGACGGAGAATTCTCACCACGCTTTCGATCTCATCGATGTTAAGGGTCAAGAAACAGCAAAACGAGCCTTTGAAATTGCGGCGGCGGGAGGGCACAATCTTCTCCTGATGGGGCCGCCTGGGGCAGGAAAATCAATGTTAGCGGCTCGTTTGCCAGGCCTTCTTCCACCTCTTGAACCGGAAGAAGCGCTTGAAGTTACGATGATTCATAGTATCGCCGGGAAGCTCCCCGAAGGAACGCTGATTAAGCAGCGTCCTTATCGAGATCCCCACCATTCGGCTTCGTTGCCCGCTCTGGTTGGGGGAGGGTTTAAAGCTTTACCTGGCGAAGTTACGCTCGCCCATCGCGGTGTTTTATTTCTGGATGAACTCCCAGAATTTTCACGAAGCACGCTTGAATCTTTACGGCAGCCTCTTGAGACGGGACAAGTGACGATTGCGCGGGCCAATGCCCACATTACGTATCCCGCCCGTTTTCAATTGATTGCGGCGATGAATCCATGCCGATGTGGTTATTTAGATGAGGTCTCAAAAGCGTGTTCTCGGGCGCCAAAATGTGCCGTTGATTATCAAGCAAAGATTTCTGGACCCCTTTTAGATCGAATCGATTTTCATGTTTTTACGCCGGCTGTAAAACCTTTAGAGCTTGCTTTACTGTCAGGAAAAGAATCGACAGAAACGGTGGCTGAACGTGTTGCAAAAGCGCGGTTGTGGCAGCGTCAACGGTTTTTAAAGAAGATACCCAACAGTTCAAGTCGCGTGAATGCAGAAGCTTCAGGAAAGGAGTTGGAAGCCATTCTTCAGATAGAGGAAGAAAGCCAAGGATTACTCAATCAGGCCGCTGAAAAATTGAGATTCTCCGCGCGTAGTTATCATCGCCTTCTTCGGGTTGCGCGGACAATTGCCGATTTGGGGGAAAGCGAAACCATTCGTAAAATTGATATGGCTGA